From one Trueperella pyogenes genomic stretch:
- a CDS encoding isoprenyl transferase, which produces MRIPEFLYSLYERRLVREIDPDRRPCHVGIILDGNRRWAKELGSSASAGHRKGADHVHEVLEWCEEVGIQIVTLWMLSTDNLNRSATELTELMAIIADSVESLAATGRWQIRVIGDLKLMPEQFAHRLRATEESTAGSPGMTVNIAVGYGGRHEITDAVRTYLHERAAEGATLAEVADEVNIGAITEHMYTKGQPDPDLIIRTSGEQRMSGFMLWQTVHTELYFCEAYWPAFRRTDLLRALRDYAARERRMGR; this is translated from the coding sequence ATGCGCATTCCAGAATTCTTGTATTCGCTCTACGAGCGACGACTCGTGCGCGAGATTGACCCGGATCGGCGCCCCTGCCATGTTGGCATCATCCTCGACGGCAACCGACGCTGGGCGAAGGAACTGGGCTCGTCGGCGTCGGCAGGCCACCGCAAAGGAGCAGACCACGTACATGAGGTGCTCGAATGGTGTGAAGAGGTTGGTATCCAGATCGTCACCTTGTGGATGCTTTCCACAGACAACCTCAACCGCTCAGCAACCGAACTGACCGAGCTCATGGCGATCATTGCCGACAGCGTGGAATCTCTGGCCGCCACCGGGCGTTGGCAAATCCGCGTCATCGGCGATCTGAAACTCATGCCAGAACAGTTTGCCCACCGGTTGCGCGCCACCGAAGAAAGCACCGCCGGATCGCCGGGAATGACGGTGAACATCGCGGTCGGTTACGGCGGGCGCCATGAGATTACCGACGCCGTGCGCACCTATCTTCACGAGCGAGCCGCTGAAGGAGCCACGCTCGCCGAAGTGGCTGACGAGGTCAACATCGGCGCGATCACCGAGCACATGTACACCAAGGGGCAACCAGACCCGGATCTCATCATACGCACCTCTGGCGAGCAGCGGATGAGCGGCTTCATGCTATGGCAGACCGTCCACACCGAGCTGTACTTTTGCGAGGCCTACTGGCCCGCCTTCCGCCGCACGGACCTGTTGCGCGCCTTGCGCGACTACGCCGCCCGCGAGCGGCGCATGGGCCGTTAG
- the trhA gene encoding PAQR family membrane homeostasis protein TrhA: protein MNKQVTPPSEFPQVEPRPTSRSERKAYYASLPKPRARGWSHAMMAPLALANGILLIIFAPGAAAKTACAIFLASGFLLFGHSSVYHLGNWGERVHGVLRRIDHANIFLLIAGTYTPLSVMLLPTSTATLVLGIVWSGAIVGTLVHIFRMNAPRWFLVTLYVALGWVAMWFLPNFWDTGGAAIVILLLAGGGAYTIGAMFYALRWPNPWPRWFGFHEFFHVGTVMGYACHSVAVWLAIFV from the coding sequence ATGAATAAACAGGTCACTCCGCCATCCGAGTTTCCACAAGTAGAGCCGCGTCCGACTTCTCGGTCAGAGCGCAAGGCGTACTATGCTTCCCTCCCCAAGCCGCGGGCACGCGGCTGGAGTCACGCCATGATGGCTCCGTTGGCGCTCGCTAACGGCATCCTCCTCATTATTTTTGCTCCTGGAGCGGCCGCGAAGACCGCATGTGCGATTTTTCTCGCGTCGGGTTTCCTCCTTTTTGGCCATTCGAGCGTCTACCACTTGGGCAATTGGGGCGAGCGGGTGCACGGCGTCCTGCGCCGGATTGACCACGCCAACATCTTCCTGCTCATCGCAGGCACGTACACGCCGCTGTCAGTCATGCTGTTGCCCACCTCGACAGCAACCCTGGTGCTCGGCATCGTGTGGAGCGGGGCGATCGTCGGCACACTAGTCCATATTTTCCGGATGAACGCCCCGCGCTGGTTCCTCGTCACCCTCTACGTGGCCCTCGGCTGGGTGGCCATGTGGTTCCTTCCCAATTTCTGGGATACGGGTGGGGCTGCCATTGTGATCCTCCTGCTCGCCGGCGGAGGCGCCTACACGATTGGCGCGATGTTCTACGCATTGCGTTGGCCCAACCCGTGGCCACGTTGGTTTGGCTTTCACGAGTTTTTTCACGTCGGCACCGTCATGGGCTATGCCTGCCATTCGGTGGCAGTCTGGTTGGCCATCTTCGTGTGA
- the msrA gene encoding peptide-methionine (S)-S-oxide reductase MsrA encodes MFIRRPLPTMVSPEDALPGRAEPVLVDPAPHHVLHTDILAPPAQAQEEIFLAAGCYWGVEEIMWDLPGVVTTAVGFMGGYTPNPTYAEVCSGLTGHTETVRVVYDAGAGALPLILKTFWECHDPTTLNSQGNDIGTQYRSAIFTTTAEQARLATQSRSAYDQVLSANGRSPIVTEIVAAADTTGFFPAEEDHQQYLFKVPNGYRCHGATGMACPMPGAGPLADL; translated from the coding sequence ATGTTCATCCGACGCCCGCTACCCACGATGGTATCACCGGAAGATGCGCTGCCTGGTCGGGCAGAACCAGTTTTGGTTGATCCTGCCCCGCATCATGTCCTTCACACTGACATTCTGGCTCCGCCTGCCCAAGCTCAGGAAGAGATCTTCCTCGCTGCCGGCTGTTATTGGGGCGTGGAAGAAATTATGTGGGATCTGCCGGGCGTGGTCACCACCGCGGTGGGTTTCATGGGCGGTTACACGCCCAACCCGACGTACGCCGAGGTGTGCAGCGGGCTGACCGGTCACACGGAAACTGTCCGTGTCGTCTACGACGCCGGGGCGGGCGCACTGCCACTCATCCTCAAGACGTTCTGGGAGTGCCACGATCCGACTACCCTCAACTCCCAGGGCAACGACATCGGCACCCAGTACCGTTCGGCAATCTTCACGACGACGGCCGAGCAGGCCCGCCTCGCCACTCAGTCTCGTTCCGCCTACGATCAGGTGTTGAGTGCTAACGGCCGTAGCCCGATTGTTACCGAGATCGTGGCGGCGGCAGATACCACTGGGTTCTTCCCGGCCGAAGAGGATCACCAGCAGTACTTGTTCAAGGTGCCTAACGGCTACCGTTGCCATGGCGCAACCGGTATGGCATGTCCAATGCCGGGAGCTGGCCCGCTGGCAGATCTTTAG
- a CDS encoding proline dehydrogenase family protein, whose protein sequence is MAALKNDVDLAKVAQAAIDQAKKWARRSADFPEDRAGKLLSQVLKGEGGLDFTVQFVDGVIRPEDPKTRAANLNKLVKKPASFLPPYLSLPAKVGGVLAPASPTFITEAAFRVFRLLVGNLVLDTTPKKFGPAVKKLRADGSRLNLNLLGEAVLGKKEAAHRLAAVTQLLEYDFVDYVSIKVSSVLGVHNPWGYQQAVDQAIEALLPLYRTALKGKKFVNLDMEEYHDLHLTIDVFKGILERTEFKHLKAGIVLQAYLPDSLGAMEHLQEWAAKRVADGGAPIKVRLVKGANLPMEQVDAAMHGWKLAVQPSKSATDANYMRVLEYALRPEHIANVNLGIAGQNLFTLAFGLNLAKERGIAEGFEVEMLKGMATNQAQAIREDVGQILYYVPVVDPANYDVAISYLVRRLEESAAHENFMSGVFEIADNDSIFARERNRFATGVVGAFPEADLASAMEPFNDVPELTFGPNRTQNRLTDEVELMESFNNTPDSDPSLPANVEWANQIFAKMADSQLGLDTADAARVRTVEEMEEIVTGARASAPEWAATTGAERAKILRRAAQVLGERRAELIEVAGSECGKIAGEADVEVSEAIDFANYYADLAEELDEIEGVRLTPAALTAAIPPWNFPLAIPAGSVLAPLATGSAVLFKPAKQARRCGAVVAEALWDAGVPKDVLRLVDVHPDEIAEVGKALVTGADQVILTGSIETAKLFRSWEPDLRIFAETSGKNAIIVTPQADIDLAAKDVVQSAFGHAGQKCSAASLAILVGAMGTSERFINQVVDAAQSLVVDWPTNPSAEMGPIIEPAADKLKRGLTELEPGQTWLLKPRQLDDSGRLWSPGIRDGVTAGQDAHLTEYFGPVLGIMRAQTLEEAIALQNAVEFGLTAGLHSLDPEEIKLWLSKVEAGNVYVNRGITGAIVRRQPFGGWKRSQVGTGAKAGGPNHLIGLCHVEPADAPAPETFEVLTHPALSGFDALVEKVPADQRDQFRAALRSVGKALKEHYLAERDVSALGVEKNIFRYRPTRVAVRLEDPQEWWKIAPMVAGALAGKTQIVLSVGDDLRDTVAQAFRAAGAEVSVQTNAQWLADLRKCASAKVRYFGDNARAVAEAVEGSVDVAIYTDPATGNGRIDLRPFFLEQAVAATNHRFGDHTKILDGVI, encoded by the coding sequence GTGGCAGCACTCAAGAATGACGTCGACCTTGCGAAGGTGGCTCAAGCCGCCATTGATCAAGCAAAAAAGTGGGCTAGACGCTCAGCTGACTTCCCCGAAGACCGCGCAGGCAAACTCCTGTCCCAGGTTCTCAAAGGCGAAGGGGGCCTCGATTTCACGGTTCAGTTCGTCGACGGCGTCATTCGCCCCGAAGATCCGAAGACCCGCGCCGCGAACCTCAACAAACTCGTCAAGAAGCCGGCCAGCTTCCTTCCACCATACCTTTCGCTGCCGGCAAAGGTCGGAGGCGTGCTGGCCCCTGCATCCCCGACCTTTATCACGGAGGCAGCGTTCCGCGTCTTCCGCTTGCTCGTGGGCAACCTCGTCCTGGACACGACGCCGAAGAAGTTTGGCCCAGCAGTCAAAAAGCTGCGCGCGGACGGTTCCCGCCTCAACCTCAACCTGCTCGGTGAGGCAGTGCTGGGCAAGAAAGAAGCGGCGCACCGCCTGGCGGCTGTGACTCAACTCCTCGAGTATGACTTCGTCGACTACGTGTCGATCAAGGTCTCCTCGGTACTCGGCGTTCACAACCCGTGGGGCTACCAGCAGGCTGTTGACCAGGCCATCGAGGCCCTGCTGCCCCTGTACCGCACCGCGCTAAAGGGGAAGAAGTTCGTCAACCTGGACATGGAGGAATACCACGACCTCCACCTGACCATCGACGTCTTCAAGGGCATCCTCGAGCGCACGGAGTTCAAGCACCTCAAGGCCGGCATCGTGCTCCAGGCTTACCTTCCCGACTCCCTTGGCGCGATGGAGCATCTGCAGGAGTGGGCCGCTAAGCGCGTGGCCGATGGCGGGGCGCCTATCAAGGTTCGCCTCGTCAAAGGTGCCAACCTGCCCATGGAGCAGGTCGACGCCGCCATGCATGGCTGGAAGCTTGCGGTTCAACCCTCCAAGTCCGCAACCGACGCCAATTACATGCGCGTGCTCGAGTACGCCTTGCGCCCGGAGCACATTGCCAACGTCAACCTCGGAATCGCTGGCCAGAATCTCTTCACCCTCGCCTTCGGCCTGAACCTTGCCAAGGAGCGTGGCATCGCCGAGGGTTTCGAGGTCGAGATGCTCAAGGGCATGGCCACCAATCAGGCACAAGCCATCCGCGAGGACGTGGGGCAGATCCTGTACTACGTGCCGGTTGTCGATCCGGCCAACTACGACGTCGCCATCTCCTACCTCGTCCGCCGCCTCGAAGAATCCGCCGCGCACGAGAACTTCATGTCCGGCGTCTTCGAAATCGCCGACAACGACTCGATCTTCGCCCGTGAGCGCAACCGCTTCGCCACCGGCGTCGTGGGCGCCTTCCCCGAGGCCGACCTTGCCTCGGCGATGGAGCCGTTCAACGATGTGCCTGAGCTGACCTTCGGCCCGAATCGCACGCAAAACCGGCTCACCGACGAGGTCGAGCTCATGGAGAGCTTTAACAATACCCCAGATTCGGATCCGTCTCTTCCGGCCAATGTCGAGTGGGCGAACCAGATTTTTGCCAAGATGGCCGACTCCCAGCTCGGTCTCGACACGGCAGACGCGGCTCGCGTGCGCACGGTTGAGGAGATGGAAGAGATCGTGACCGGAGCGCGCGCAAGCGCCCCGGAGTGGGCCGCGACCACGGGCGCCGAGCGCGCCAAGATCCTGCGCCGCGCTGCCCAGGTGCTCGGCGAACGCCGCGCCGAACTTATCGAGGTGGCTGGCTCTGAGTGCGGCAAGATCGCGGGAGAGGCCGACGTCGAAGTCTCCGAGGCCATCGACTTTGCCAATTACTATGCGGATTTGGCCGAGGAACTGGACGAGATCGAGGGCGTGCGTCTGACTCCCGCTGCCCTCACGGCAGCGATCCCGCCGTGGAACTTCCCGCTGGCCATCCCAGCCGGCTCCGTGCTCGCACCGCTGGCCACGGGTTCGGCCGTCCTGTTCAAACCCGCCAAGCAGGCGCGCCGCTGTGGCGCCGTCGTCGCCGAAGCGCTGTGGGATGCAGGCGTGCCCAAAGACGTACTCCGCCTCGTCGATGTACACCCAGACGAGATCGCAGAGGTCGGCAAGGCGCTGGTCACGGGCGCTGATCAGGTGATCCTCACCGGGTCAATCGAAACTGCAAAGCTCTTCCGCTCGTGGGAGCCAGACCTGCGAATCTTCGCCGAGACCTCGGGCAAGAACGCCATCATCGTCACCCCACAGGCAGACATCGACCTCGCCGCCAAAGACGTCGTCCAGTCCGCCTTCGGCCACGCAGGCCAAAAGTGCTCCGCGGCGTCGCTGGCGATCCTCGTGGGGGCGATGGGCACTTCAGAACGGTTCATCAACCAGGTCGTCGACGCCGCGCAGTCGCTCGTCGTTGATTGGCCGACTAACCCGTCTGCCGAGATGGGTCCGATCATCGAGCCCGCAGCCGACAAACTCAAGCGTGGCCTCACCGAGCTCGAGCCGGGTCAGACCTGGCTGCTCAAGCCTCGCCAGCTCGACGATTCGGGGCGCCTGTGGTCGCCCGGCATTCGCGACGGCGTCACGGCAGGCCAGGACGCTCATCTCACGGAGTATTTTGGTCCGGTGCTCGGCATTATGCGTGCGCAGACGCTCGAAGAGGCTATCGCGCTTCAAAACGCAGTGGAGTTTGGCCTTACCGCTGGTCTGCACTCACTCGATCCTGAGGAAATCAAGCTGTGGCTGTCCAAAGTCGAGGCCGGTAACGTCTACGTCAATCGGGGCATCACCGGTGCGATTGTGCGCCGCCAGCCCTTCGGCGGCTGGAAGCGGTCCCAGGTCGGAACCGGCGCGAAGGCCGGCGGGCCGAACCACCTCATTGGCCTGTGTCACGTCGAACCCGCCGATGCGCCCGCTCCTGAGACTTTCGAGGTGCTGACACACCCGGCCTTAAGCGGATTCGACGCGCTGGTCGAAAAAGTCCCCGCGGACCAGCGCGACCAATTCCGGGCCGCGCTGCGCAGCGTTGGCAAGGCCCTTAAGGAACACTACCTGGCCGAGCGCGATGTCTCGGCTCTGGGCGTTGAAAAGAATATCTTCCGTTACCGCCCCACCCGCGTGGCAGTCCGCCTCGAAGACCCGCAAGAATGGTGGAAGATTGCTCCGATGGTCGCTGGCGCACTGGCAGGTAAGACCCAGATCGTCTTGTCCGTGGGCGACGACCTGCGCGACACAGTCGCTCAAGCGTTCCGCGCCGCAGGCGCCGAGGTCTCAGTCCAAACAAACGCACAGTGGCTTGCTGACCTCCGCAAGTGTGCATCGGCGAAGGTTCGCTACTTTGGCGACAACGCCCGCGCCGTTGCCGAGGCCGTGGAGGGCTCAGTAGACGTGGCCATTTACACCGATCCAGCCACCGGAAACGGCCGCATTGACCTGCGCCCATTCTTCCTCGAACAAGCCGTAGCGGCCACCAACCACCGCTTTGGCGATCACACGAAGATTCTCGACGGGGTCATTTAG
- a CDS encoding FKBP-type peptidyl-prolyl cis-trans isomerase: MDIIYPDVSGSFGQTPELTFPDGVAAPKGLRVKVLEEGTGRVVRAGDEIEVDYHGQIWDGPIFDSSYYREGQAVFPIGVGMVIEGWDEAIVGKQVGSRLLICVPPFKGYGPQGNPRAGIKGDDVLVFVVDIKGIQDSAFNFNTLHGN, encoded by the coding sequence ATGGACATTATCTACCCCGACGTATCTGGCTCATTTGGCCAAACCCCCGAGCTCACTTTCCCGGACGGCGTCGCAGCCCCCAAGGGTCTGCGGGTCAAGGTTCTCGAAGAAGGCACTGGGCGCGTGGTACGCGCCGGTGACGAGATCGAGGTCGACTACCACGGCCAGATCTGGGACGGACCGATTTTTGACTCTTCCTACTACCGTGAGGGCCAGGCCGTCTTCCCCATCGGTGTGGGAATGGTGATTGAGGGCTGGGATGAGGCGATCGTCGGCAAGCAGGTCGGCTCACGCCTGCTCATCTGCGTCCCTCCGTTCAAGGGCTACGGCCCGCAGGGCAACCCGCGCGCAGGTATCAAGGGAGACGACGTCCTCGTGTTCGTCGTCGATATCAAAGGCATTCAGGATTCCGCCTTCAATTTCAACACGCTGCACGGCAACTGA
- the putP gene encoding sodium/proline symporter PutP — MSDITWQIITMIIYFLVMIGIGLWAYRQTSDVDDYMLGGRQLNPAVAALSAGASDMSGWLLMGLPGALYMSGIFEFWIAIGLTVGAWVNWKFVAPRLRSYTEVSNNSITVPSFLDSRLRDSTHSLRIVSGFIILFYFTFYVSSGMVAGGTFFEGAFGVDYKAGMLIIAAITVFYTLVGGFLAVSYTDAVQGALMLLALVLVPAVGIFYVGGIDVALDTARSIDPELLNPLKNATVIGLISTLAWGLGYFGQPHIIVRFMALRNPKEAISARRIGIGWMLLAVFGALFTALVGVAIYKHDKSLLANSEQVFIVLGQLLFHPLIAGFMLAAILAAIMSTISSQLLVSSSALIEDVYMTFTNRKLSAKAGVMLSRIAVAGIALLAGALALNPNDTILGLVAFAWAGFGASFGPTIILALYWRKLTGFGALSGMIMGAVTVAVWAKVDGGMFEIYEIVPGFIVNLLVTYVISTVTYQPNPIIDKEFETAVALSKDWSGHETAASEVRDVIAKNPDGYEPRSATLVADDGTEIELPK; from the coding sequence ATGAGCGATATCACGTGGCAGATCATCACGATGATCATCTACTTCCTCGTCATGATCGGTATCGGGCTGTGGGCATACCGCCAAACGTCCGACGTCGACGACTACATGCTCGGTGGTCGCCAGCTCAACCCGGCGGTTGCTGCGCTATCTGCCGGAGCATCGGACATGTCCGGCTGGCTGCTCATGGGCTTGCCCGGTGCGCTTTACATGTCGGGGATCTTTGAATTCTGGATCGCTATCGGATTGACAGTCGGCGCGTGGGTGAACTGGAAGTTCGTCGCGCCACGGTTGCGCTCCTACACGGAAGTCTCAAATAACTCGATCACCGTGCCTTCCTTCCTCGACTCGCGGCTGCGGGATTCCACCCACAGCCTGCGTATCGTCTCCGGTTTCATTATCCTGTTCTACTTCACGTTCTATGTCTCCTCCGGCATGGTGGCTGGTGGCACTTTCTTCGAGGGGGCATTCGGTGTGGACTACAAGGCGGGCATGCTGATCATCGCCGCGATTACTGTCTTCTACACGCTCGTGGGCGGCTTCCTCGCTGTCTCTTACACCGACGCCGTCCAGGGCGCCCTCATGCTGCTGGCTTTGGTCCTCGTCCCGGCGGTGGGCATCTTCTACGTCGGTGGCATTGACGTCGCCCTAGATACGGCACGCAGCATCGATCCTGAGCTGCTCAACCCGCTGAAGAACGCAACGGTTATTGGCCTTATCTCGACCTTGGCGTGGGGCTTGGGTTATTTCGGCCAGCCGCATATTATCGTCCGCTTCATGGCTTTGCGTAACCCCAAGGAGGCTATCTCGGCTCGGCGTATCGGCATCGGCTGGATGCTTTTGGCGGTCTTCGGTGCGCTCTTTACCGCTTTGGTCGGCGTGGCCATCTATAAGCACGACAAGTCACTGTTGGCCAACTCCGAACAAGTCTTTATCGTCCTCGGGCAGCTGCTCTTCCACCCGCTCATCGCGGGATTCATGCTCGCCGCCATCCTCGCGGCTATCATGTCCACAATTTCTTCACAGCTGCTGGTGAGCTCGTCGGCTCTGATTGAGGACGTGTATATGACGTTCACGAACCGCAAGCTCTCCGCCAAGGCGGGAGTCATGCTCTCGCGCATCGCGGTTGCGGGTATCGCCCTGCTGGCCGGTGCGCTCGCGCTCAACCCGAATGACACGATCCTCGGGCTGGTAGCTTTCGCGTGGGCTGGTTTTGGCGCCTCCTTTGGCCCGACCATCATCCTCGCTCTTTACTGGCGCAAACTCACCGGTTTCGGCGCGCTGTCCGGCATGATCATGGGTGCCGTGACCGTGGCCGTGTGGGCCAAGGTGGACGGCGGGATGTTTGAGATCTACGAGATCGTCCCCGGATTTATCGTCAATCTGCTCGTCACGTACGTCATCTCGACGGTGACTTACCAGCCCAACCCGATCATCGACAAGGAATTCGAGACTGCGGTTGCACTTTCCAAGGACTGGTCCGGCCACGAAACCGCCGCCAGCGAGGTTCGCGACGTCATCGCGAAAAACCCGGATGGTTACGAACCTCGCTCAGCGACTCTCGTCGCCGACGACGGCACGGAGATTGAGCTTCCGAAGTAG
- a CDS encoding DUF6880 family protein, whose translation MSINSPLADLVLPYFRTNSRNLWQWSAANAHGESMFNGLDIIESAIAELNNSPRPTYSGAQIFDVIHRALNSSMRVLLRADDSSGIIGEAIQALLNLHARMAVFSTKTPKQLASWFIKFHDGDTSGFFFLDPVEYRESLGEAGMAIVREWVGQQRHAVEQARQHKPAHSFISAEYVVTHLEQRFAVLDKDIDAIIAAHVRDGKVAAWYRDAAKALAEIGEYDLAITWAGKGAHEFHDWQGIECAQYLIQLIRQRHPEQLREVARDLTYTHLRADFAGLYVDITPTHAARDAREEMLDALAERPLERAKFMERYLDDPAATLDYLEVNNVDDQSLRERVADQLLPLDPLRAICVYVDGIADMLVRADTRKYAPAARALRALRRRAKGTGSAEASAAVEAFILGLRAQYKNRPSMIRTFDKHELS comes from the coding sequence ATGAGCATCAATTCTCCCTTGGCCGATCTTGTTCTTCCTTATTTCCGCACCAACAGCCGTAACCTGTGGCAGTGGTCTGCAGCTAATGCACACGGCGAATCGATGTTTAACGGTTTAGACATCATTGAGAGTGCCATCGCGGAGCTGAACAACTCGCCGCGGCCAACTTATTCGGGCGCGCAGATCTTCGACGTCATCCATCGGGCTCTCAACAGCTCAATGCGGGTGCTTTTACGTGCCGACGATTCGTCTGGGATCATCGGCGAGGCCATCCAAGCGCTTCTTAACCTTCACGCACGCATGGCTGTTTTTTCTACAAAGACGCCGAAACAGCTCGCCTCCTGGTTCATCAAGTTCCACGACGGGGACACCAGCGGCTTTTTCTTCCTCGATCCAGTCGAGTATCGGGAGTCTTTGGGCGAGGCGGGGATGGCTATCGTGCGCGAGTGGGTTGGCCAACAGCGGCACGCGGTTGAGCAGGCTCGCCAGCACAAACCTGCACACAGTTTCATTTCAGCTGAGTACGTCGTGACCCACTTAGAACAGCGATTTGCTGTTCTCGATAAGGATATCGACGCTATCATCGCCGCCCACGTCAGAGATGGAAAAGTAGCTGCCTGGTACCGCGATGCGGCCAAAGCGCTGGCCGAAATCGGCGAATACGATCTGGCAATCACGTGGGCTGGCAAAGGAGCACACGAGTTCCACGACTGGCAAGGCATTGAGTGCGCACAATACCTGATTCAACTTATCAGACAGCGCCACCCAGAACAGCTCCGGGAAGTGGCGCGCGATCTCACGTATACCCACCTTCGCGCTGATTTCGCTGGCCTCTACGTTGACATTACTCCCACACACGCTGCACGCGATGCCCGCGAGGAGATGCTTGATGCGCTTGCAGAGCGGCCACTGGAGCGTGCGAAGTTTATGGAACGCTATCTTGATGATCCAGCGGCGACGCTGGACTATCTTGAGGTCAATAACGTCGACGACCAATCGCTGCGCGAGAGAGTTGCAGATCAGTTACTCCCTCTCGATCCCCTGCGAGCTATCTGCGTCTATGTCGACGGTATCGCCGACATGCTGGTCCGAGCGGACACGCGCAAATATGCTCCGGCTGCTCGTGCGCTACGCGCGCTACGACGTCGTGCCAAGGGTACGGGCTCGGCAGAGGCAAGCGCAGCCGTCGAGGCCTTTATCCTCGGGCTTCGCGCCCAATACAAAAACAGGCCGAGCATGATCCGCACCTTCGACAAGCACGAGCTCTCCTGA
- the greA gene encoding transcription elongation factor GreA encodes MAQTTWLSQESFDRLSAELEEMKTTGRAEIAERIEAARSEGDLRENGGYHAAREEQSKMEGRIQELTYLLEHAEVGEAPQATDVVAPGLIITATVNDKEKRFLLGARQAQEWVDVDVYPESAPLGQAILGLKVGDKTSYIAPNGKEFHVEVTAIEAN; translated from the coding sequence ATGGCACAGACCACGTGGCTTTCACAAGAATCGTTCGATCGCCTCTCTGCGGAGCTGGAAGAGATGAAGACGACCGGCCGCGCCGAGATCGCCGAGCGCATCGAAGCAGCCCGCTCCGAAGGCGATCTGCGGGAGAACGGCGGTTATCATGCGGCGCGCGAAGAACAGTCCAAGATGGAAGGGCGCATCCAGGAGCTGACGTATCTCCTTGAGCACGCCGAGGTCGGCGAGGCGCCACAAGCTACCGACGTCGTGGCTCCCGGGCTCATCATCACGGCCACAGTCAACGACAAGGAGAAGCGTTTCCTTCTGGGCGCCCGCCAGGCGCAGGAGTGGGTGGACGTCGATGTGTACCCCGAGTCGGCCCCGCTGGGTCAGGCGATCTTGGGCTTGAAAGTGGGAGACAAGACTTCTTACATAGCCCCCAACGGCAAGGAATTCCACGTCGAAGTCACGGCAATCGAGGCGAATTAA
- the mca gene encoding mycothiol conjugate amidase Mca, with protein MAERRLMAVHAHPDDESSKGAGTMAKYAQHGRVRVVTCTGGERGDILNPQLADDPTILPRLGAIRREEMARAAEVLGVEHVWLGFVDSGMPEGPFPALDPACFARAPIADVVAALVRQIREFRPQVLITYDENGGYPHPDHIRTHTASMMAVAAARDPYAYPEAGEPWQVCKVYYDIAFNRSRLEAFDSALRANGLVSPFESWLSRDSQAIQACARIEVADFFAQRDAALRAHATQIDPDGFFFAMPRDLEVEVWPWEEFTLALTTVGRSAVQERDLFERIPGVEVV; from the coding sequence GTGGCAGAACGCAGACTTATGGCGGTTCATGCTCATCCCGACGACGAGTCTTCCAAGGGCGCGGGCACGATGGCCAAATATGCGCAACATGGACGGGTCCGAGTTGTCACCTGCACGGGCGGCGAACGAGGCGATATCCTCAACCCCCAGCTGGCGGACGATCCCACGATACTTCCTCGTCTTGGCGCGATTCGGCGTGAGGAGATGGCGCGTGCGGCCGAAGTGCTCGGCGTGGAACACGTATGGCTCGGTTTCGTGGACTCCGGAATGCCAGAGGGCCCATTCCCGGCTCTCGATCCGGCCTGCTTCGCGAGGGCCCCGATTGCCGACGTCGTGGCGGCACTCGTGCGCCAGATCCGCGAGTTTAGGCCGCAGGTGTTAATTACTTACGACGAAAACGGCGGCTATCCGCATCCGGATCACATTCGCACGCATACCGCCTCGATGATGGCAGTCGCTGCCGCTCGCGACCCGTATGCCTATCCTGAGGCAGGTGAACCGTGGCAGGTCTGCAAGGTGTACTACGACATCGCCTTCAACCGATCCCGGCTGGAGGCCTTTGACTCAGCCCTGCGCGCCAACGGTCTGGTCAGCCCATTCGAGTCGTGGCTGAGCCGGGACAGCCAGGCAATCCAGGCATGTGCACGTATCGAGGTGGCCGATTTCTTCGCCCAGCGCGACGCCGCCTTGCGTGCCCATGCTACCCAGATTGACCCGGACGGATTCTTCTTCGCCATGCCCCGCGATCTCGAGGTGGAGGTGTGGCCGTGGGAAGAATTCACGCTGGCGCTGACCACGGTTGGGCGCAGCGCTGTTCAGGAGCGCGATCTCTTTGAGCGCATTCCCGGCGTGGAAGTAGTCTAG